The Leptospira sp. WS39.C2 genome contains a region encoding:
- a CDS encoding sulfate ABC transporter substrate-binding protein, with translation MKKTPRFLQSRPSFSVILSIFLGIGVVTSLLADSSFLHVSFDPTRELYEEINKTFLKSWKEKKGSEFKIQQSHGGSGKQARAVIDGLDADVVSLALSYDIDSIASKSKLIETNWQSKLPNKSTPYYSTIIFLVRKSNPKNIKNWDDIVKPGISVITPNPKTSGGARWNYLAAYGYAKRKFKSDEKATEFIKALYQNTSVLDTGARGSTTTFVNRKIGDVLITWENEAKLALDEEKRSGKNSLEVIYPSESIKAETPVAVVTKTAKEKGNLEKATAYLEFLYTKEGQTIIAKHFFRPIDPVVAKTSAKDFPNLKLFSLSDLGETWDTAQKKHFADGGIFDAIYKTK, from the coding sequence ATGAAAAAAACACCTCGATTCCTCCAATCTAGACCGAGTTTTTCTGTCATATTGTCCATTTTTTTAGGAATTGGGGTTGTGACTTCTCTCCTCGCAGATTCTAGTTTTCTCCATGTTTCCTTTGATCCAACTCGCGAATTATATGAAGAGATCAACAAAACTTTCTTAAAATCATGGAAAGAGAAAAAAGGGAGTGAATTTAAGATCCAACAATCGCACGGAGGATCAGGGAAACAAGCCCGAGCTGTGATTGATGGTTTGGATGCCGATGTGGTGAGCCTTGCTCTTTCTTATGACATCGATAGCATTGCCAGCAAATCTAAGTTAATTGAAACTAATTGGCAATCCAAACTCCCAAATAAAAGTACACCATACTACTCAACCATCATTTTCCTTGTTCGTAAATCGAATCCAAAAAACATCAAAAACTGGGATGATATTGTGAAACCAGGAATTTCTGTGATCACACCAAACCCTAAAACAAGTGGTGGTGCCCGTTGGAATTACTTGGCGGCTTATGGGTATGCTAAAAGAAAATTTAAGTCTGACGAAAAAGCGACTGAGTTCATCAAAGCTTTGTATCAAAATACTTCAGTGCTTGATACTGGGGCTCGCGGTTCTACCACTACATTCGTAAACCGCAAAATTGGTGATGTACTCATCACTTGGGAAAACGAAGCAAAACTAGCGTTAGATGAAGAAAAGCGGTCTGGGAAAAATAGCCTAGAAGTAATTTATCCTTCTGAATCCATCAAAGCAGAAACACCTGTTGCTGTAGTGACAAAAACGGCAAAAGAAAAAGGGAATTTAGAAAAAGCCACTGCCTATTTGGAGTTTTTATATACGAAAGAGGGACAAACCATCATCGCAAAACATTTTTTTAGACCAATTGACCCTGTAGTAGCCAAAACTTCTGCGAAAGATTTTCCCAATCTCAAATTATTTTCTCTATCCGATTTAGGGGAAACTTGGGACACTGCACAGAAAAAACATTTTGCAGATGGTGGGATCTTTGATGCCATTTACAAAACCAAATAA
- a CDS encoding flagellar hook-length control protein FliK, with translation MNVKVDKQNLIPFPQPELKGKQKDGADNNYLAVRESFGEILEREFSLFSEKPNSPSEWNPLQFEKNTYESTAEVVSKIDSEKPYSSDSLNQTKEQNTKPDSKEETTEEDDLDQDALEYSIGILSNQSFFDKNLVPANESNETNQKEKTISLSLQKASEKNISYGLKESKSFLDETKKLAESFFNNGQLNLKDSLSNSKQTLQELLPTNLLQFTNAQKKVTTEIQGKDQKQNLSNLSIKLENTPNGMTLVSSGFQKEKGIRGLENENLGESSVRKLETKSKHSKSQKLESLHSDSNVDKDQNNVTLTSDKMIRSLGWKEKEFQKQNENKSQFQNEKLKLESNFANQVQTISSSKMGEENGRSSEDKGTKQGFNLHSVENKIHSKADGVKNLEKTEKPKESNLKQNLDELIKQAKFDIVQNGKSTAEIIMNPKEYGRLTLKVTVDGEKVEGRILVESEELQKSLQNEIQSIKDNLKESGLDLQALMIDLWDDGNHFAERQNQNELYQTLIESAKNRGKSEVLEKEEGLDLDRMTPTQESKVLEFFA, from the coding sequence ATGAATGTAAAAGTTGACAAACAAAACTTAATTCCCTTTCCACAACCTGAATTGAAGGGCAAACAAAAAGATGGTGCCGATAACAACTATTTGGCGGTGAGAGAAAGTTTTGGTGAAATTTTAGAACGAGAATTCAGCTTGTTTTCAGAAAAACCGAACTCACCAAGTGAGTGGAATCCACTCCAATTTGAAAAAAATACTTATGAGTCAACAGCTGAGGTCGTTTCAAAAATTGACTCGGAAAAACCTTACTCTTCCGATTCACTAAACCAAACCAAAGAGCAAAATACAAAACCAGATTCTAAAGAAGAAACTACGGAAGAAGATGATTTAGATCAAGATGCTTTGGAATACAGTATAGGTATTTTATCCAATCAATCTTTCTTTGATAAGAATTTGGTTCCTGCCAATGAAAGCAATGAGACCAACCAAAAAGAAAAAACAATATCACTTTCGTTACAGAAAGCTTCTGAAAAAAACATTTCCTATGGTTTAAAGGAATCTAAAAGTTTTTTAGATGAAACAAAGAAGTTGGCGGAAAGTTTTTTTAATAATGGCCAATTGAATCTAAAGGATTCTTTATCCAACTCCAAACAAACACTCCAAGAATTGTTACCAACGAATCTATTGCAGTTTACCAATGCACAAAAAAAGGTAACAACTGAGATTCAAGGAAAAGATCAAAAACAAAATTTATCCAATCTGTCTATAAAACTTGAAAACACTCCAAATGGTATGACATTAGTATCTTCTGGATTCCAAAAAGAGAAAGGGATCCGTGGATTGGAAAATGAAAATCTAGGTGAATCTTCAGTTAGAAAACTTGAAACTAAATCGAAACATTCCAAATCCCAAAAATTGGAATCCTTACATTCTGATTCCAATGTCGATAAAGATCAAAACAATGTAACTTTGACTTCTGATAAAATGATTCGATCTCTTGGATGGAAAGAAAAAGAATTCCAAAAACAAAATGAAAACAAAAGCCAATTCCAAAATGAAAAACTAAAATTGGAATCAAATTTTGCAAACCAAGTGCAAACAATCTCTTCTTCCAAAATGGGAGAAGAAAATGGAAGGTCTTCGGAAGACAAAGGAACTAAACAAGGATTTAACCTACATTCGGTGGAAAACAAAATCCATTCAAAAGCGGATGGAGTAAAAAATCTTGAGAAAACTGAAAAACCAAAAGAATCCAATTTGAAACAAAATTTGGATGAACTCATCAAACAAGCAAAGTTTGACATTGTTCAAAATGGAAAGTCAACTGCTGAAATCATAATGAACCCAAAAGAATACGGCCGACTTACCTTAAAAGTAACAGTAGATGGGGAGAAGGTGGAAGGTAGAATTTTAGTAGAATCGGAAGAGTTACAAAAATCCTTACAAAATGAAATTCAATCTATTAAAGATAACTTAAAAGAATCTGGTCTCGACTTACAAGCGCTTATGATTGATTTGTGGGATGATGGCAATCATTTCGCAGAACGACAAAACCAGAATGAACTTTACCAAACACTGATCGAATCTGCAAAAAACCGAGGAAAATCGGAGGTTTTGGAGAAAGAAGAGGGATTAGACCTTGATCGAATGACTCCAACACAAGAATCCAAAGTATTAGAATTTTTCGCGTAA
- a CDS encoding sulfate/molybdate ABC transporter ATP-binding protein, translated as MPIEIQNVHKTFGSFTALKDVSLTIPDGELVALLGPSGSGKTTLLRIIAGLEDPSSGTVSFIGDQLSSSKIQKGEVGFVFQHYALFRHMTIAENIAFGLEVRPKATRPSKKEIQEKIAKLLTLIQLEKFHNRYPHELSGGQRQRVALARALAIEPKFLLLDEPFGALDAKVRKELRNWLRRLHDEIHITSVFVTHDQEEALEVSDRIVILNQGQLEQVGSPDEVYNKPKSPFVFHFLGDVNLFHGRIEEGKTKIGNLALESSEHENIKESDAVAYVRPYDVEIVREKEQGIAAEIQYIHSTGRNVRVELKRVDTGTLIESVLEQETYKYLNLLPGETVYLRIKKAKVYVEDFSI; from the coding sequence ATGCCAATTGAAATACAAAATGTCCATAAAACCTTCGGGTCGTTTACTGCTTTAAAAGATGTTTCTTTAACCATTCCAGATGGAGAACTTGTGGCTTTACTTGGTCCATCTGGATCTGGGAAAACCACCTTACTTCGTATCATCGCTGGTCTCGAAGATCCAAGTTCTGGAACTGTTAGTTTTATTGGTGACCAATTGTCTTCCTCCAAAATCCAAAAAGGAGAAGTAGGTTTTGTATTCCAACACTACGCACTTTTTCGCCACATGACCATAGCCGAAAACATTGCTTTCGGTTTGGAAGTTCGACCCAAGGCGACTAGGCCATCCAAAAAAGAAATCCAGGAAAAAATTGCAAAACTCCTCACTCTCATCCAACTAGAAAAATTCCACAACCGTTACCCCCATGAACTTTCTGGTGGGCAAAGGCAAAGGGTTGCTCTTGCACGAGCCCTTGCCATTGAACCAAAATTCCTTTTACTCGATGAACCTTTTGGAGCACTTGATGCCAAGGTAAGAAAGGAACTTCGGAATTGGTTGCGAAGGCTCCATGATGAAATCCATATCACAAGTGTATTTGTTACCCATGACCAAGAAGAAGCACTCGAAGTGAGTGACCGGATTGTGATCTTAAACCAAGGACAACTCGAACAAGTAGGAAGCCCTGACGAAGTTTATAACAAACCAAAATCACCCTTCGTCTTTCATTTCTTAGGTGATGTGAACCTCTTCCATGGAAGGATCGAAGAAGGGAAAACAAAAATTGGAAACCTAGCTCTTGAATCTTCGGAACATGAGAACATCAAGGAATCGGATGCCGTTGCTTATGTCCGTCCTTATGATGTAGAAATTGTCAGAGAAAAAGAACAAGGGATAGCCGCTGAAATCCAATACATCCATTCAACGGGCCGAAATGTCCGAGTGGAACTAAAACGAGTGGACACAGGCACCCTCATAGAGTCGGTTCTCGAACAAGAAACGTATAAATACTTAAATTTGCTACCAGGTGAGACCGTTTACCTGCGGATCAAAAAGGCAAAAGTTTACGTAGAAGACTTCTCTATCTAA
- the flgE gene encoding flagellar hook protein FlgE translates to MMRSLYSGVSGLKNHQVRMDVIGNNISNVNTHGFKTERVTFQDMISQELQGASEPNERIGGTNPKQVGLGSLIAAIDKIMTQGALQTTGKNTDLAVSGEGFFVVKDGDKQFYTRAGAFNVDKNGFYVNPANGLKVQGWNSRLDESGNKYINSAGSLEDIVIPLYSKEPARATQNVDFQSNLNASVAAVPPDATEEDIQRYINDPDPRQRRGHVTSINVYDELGNTRQMGVEFYKMRDNVWKMRFKLEDASQVSVDVSGTGGENTSVSGNTELEVSFTPDGKIISVSDGVDSQTTGKLKADISFRIPGNPTAQKFSLNLGEAGLVGGITQFSSDFTTKAVKQDGYPMGYMESFSIDNTGTVTGVFSNGVRQPLARVALANFTNPAGLNKEGDTMYSFSLNSGEANIGEAGSQGRGKINAGLLEMSNVDLSDQFTDMIVTQRGFQANSRTIVTSDQMIQEVLGLKR, encoded by the coding sequence ATGATGAGATCACTTTACTCCGGTGTTTCCGGATTGAAAAACCACCAAGTTAGAATGGATGTTATTGGTAACAACATCTCTAACGTTAATACACATGGATTTAAAACAGAACGTGTTACGTTCCAAGATATGATCTCACAAGAATTGCAAGGCGCGTCAGAACCAAACGAAAGGATTGGGGGAACAAACCCAAAACAAGTTGGTTTAGGATCACTTATTGCAGCCATTGATAAAATCATGACACAAGGTGCCTTACAAACCACAGGTAAAAATACAGACTTAGCAGTTTCTGGTGAAGGGTTTTTCGTTGTAAAAGATGGCGACAAACAATTTTACACTCGTGCAGGTGCATTCAACGTAGATAAAAATGGTTTTTATGTAAATCCAGCTAACGGACTTAAAGTACAAGGTTGGAATTCTAGGTTAGATGAATCTGGAAACAAATACATCAACTCAGCAGGATCTCTTGAAGACATCGTGATTCCTCTTTATTCCAAAGAACCAGCTCGGGCCACTCAAAATGTTGATTTTCAATCCAATCTCAATGCAAGTGTAGCTGCTGTTCCACCAGATGCTACAGAAGAAGACATCCAACGTTACATTAATGATCCAGATCCTCGCCAAAGAAGAGGCCATGTAACATCCATTAATGTTTATGATGAATTAGGAAACACTCGCCAAATGGGTGTGGAATTTTACAAAATGCGAGACAATGTTTGGAAAATGCGTTTTAAATTAGAAGATGCAAGCCAAGTGTCCGTTGATGTAAGTGGTACTGGTGGCGAAAACACAAGTGTTTCTGGAAATACAGAACTCGAAGTTTCGTTCACACCAGATGGAAAAATCATCAGTGTATCTGATGGAGTTGATTCCCAAACAACAGGTAAACTAAAAGCGGACATCTCCTTTCGTATTCCAGGAAACCCAACTGCACAAAAATTCAGCTTAAACCTTGGGGAAGCAGGACTTGTGGGTGGTATCACTCAATTTTCTTCTGACTTTACTACCAAAGCTGTGAAACAAGATGGTTACCCAATGGGTTATATGGAATCTTTTTCCATTGATAACACAGGAACTGTCACTGGAGTGTTTTCCAATGGAGTGCGCCAACCACTTGCGCGTGTGGCACTAGCGAATTTCACAAACCCAGCGGGTCTCAATAAAGAAGGGGACACAATGTATAGTTTCTCACTCAACTCAGGAGAAGCCAACATTGGAGAAGCGGGAAGCCAAGGTCGCGGAAAAATCAATGCTGGTCTACTTGAGATGTCAAACGTTGACCTTTCTGACCAGTTTACAGATATGATCGTGACACAAAGGGGATTCCAAGCCAATTCGAGAACCATTGTGACATCTGACCAGATGATCCAAGAAGTCCTCGGTCTCAAACGATAA
- the cysW gene encoding sulfate ABC transporter permease subunit CysW, which translates to MKSKLLPIFLVLLAYALFGLLLILPIYTVFTEAFSEGWEKYYDSITSEYAIFAIGLTVKVSIVSVILNTFFGITAAFTITRFTFPGKNLLITIIDSPFAVSPVVSGLIFLLLFGRQGAFGEFLAEHNLKIVFNTPGLILATVFITFPFVARELIPLMQSQGREEEEAGLLLGASFGKLLVRIILPNIKWGLLYGIILCNARAMGEFGAVSVLSGHIRGKTTTLPLYIEMLYNEFDSVGAFACATLLVFLSLLTLIFKLILEKRTERS; encoded by the coding sequence ATGAAATCAAAACTTTTGCCCATTTTCCTAGTCTTACTCGCTTACGCCTTGTTTGGTTTACTCTTAATTTTGCCCATTTATACAGTATTTACGGAAGCTTTCTCGGAAGGTTGGGAAAAATATTATGATTCTATCACGAGTGAATATGCAATTTTTGCAATTGGCCTTACCGTTAAAGTTTCCATTGTATCTGTTATTCTAAATACGTTTTTTGGGATCACAGCTGCCTTTACCATTACAAGATTTACCTTCCCTGGGAAAAACCTTCTCATCACCATCATAGATTCGCCTTTTGCCGTTTCTCCTGTTGTTTCTGGTCTCATCTTTTTATTGTTATTTGGGAGACAAGGTGCATTTGGTGAGTTTTTAGCAGAACACAATCTCAAAATTGTTTTTAATACACCTGGACTTATTTTGGCTACTGTGTTTATCACTTTCCCTTTTGTGGCGAGGGAACTCATCCCTCTTATGCAAAGCCAAGGCCGTGAAGAAGAAGAAGCAGGCCTTTTGCTTGGCGCAAGTTTTGGAAAATTACTAGTTCGAATTATTTTACCAAACATCAAATGGGGATTGTTATACGGGATTATTCTATGTAATGCGAGGGCCATGGGAGAGTTTGGTGCAGTGTCAGTTCTCAGTGGTCATATCCGTGGCAAAACAACAACCCTTCCTTTATACATTGAAATGTTATACAATGAATTTGATTCTGTTGGTGCCTTTGCTTGTGCCACCTTACTTGTGTTTTTATCACTCCTCACTTTAATCTTCAAATTGATTTTGGAAAAACGAACCGAGAGATCCTAA
- a CDS encoding phosphoadenylyl-sulfate reductase, with protein MGNLEVLTESYNNLSLVEGLKRLSADFPGKVVFTTSFGLEDQAITHAILSENIPIRIATLDTGRLFQETYDVWQKTNIRYGAKIEAYFPNAKEIQSFVDLNGPNAFYDSLELRKECCRIRKLVPLDSILNGMEVWVTGLRKDQSGFRTEMSLFESDPGRNLFKYQPILEWSFEDTWKYIREHNIPYNVLHDKGFPSIGCAPCTRAVEPGEDFRAGRWWWEQESKKECGLHWVDGKLTPKKGQ; from the coding sequence ATGGGAAATTTGGAAGTTTTGACAGAATCTTATAACAACCTTTCGCTTGTTGAAGGCTTAAAACGGTTAAGTGCCGATTTCCCTGGCAAAGTTGTGTTCACCACGAGTTTTGGTTTGGAAGACCAAGCCATCACCCATGCCATTTTAAGTGAAAATATTCCCATCCGCATTGCCACTTTGGATACGGGCCGCCTTTTCCAAGAGACTTATGATGTCTGGCAAAAAACAAACATCCGTTATGGGGCAAAAATTGAAGCATATTTTCCAAACGCCAAGGAGATCCAAAGTTTTGTGGACCTCAATGGACCGAATGCTTTCTACGATTCTTTAGAGTTACGAAAAGAATGTTGCCGTATCCGCAAATTGGTTCCGCTTGATTCTATTTTAAATGGAATGGAAGTTTGGGTGACAGGCCTGCGAAAAGACCAATCCGGATTTCGCACCGAGATGTCCTTATTTGAATCGGACCCTGGAAGAAATTTATTTAAATACCAACCCATCCTCGAATGGAGTTTCGAAGATACTTGGAAATACATCCGAGAACATAATATCCCCTATAATGTGTTACACGACAAAGGATTTCCAAGTATTGGTTGTGCACCTTGTACTCGTGCCGTTGAACCTGGCGAAGATTTTCGTGCAGGAAGATGGTGGTGGGAACAAGAATCAAAAAAAGAATGTGGTTTACATTGGGTAGATGGAAAACTCACACCAAAAAAAGGACAATAG
- the cysD gene encoding sulfate adenylyltransferase subunit CysD has protein sequence MTSTHRLSHLDQLESEAIYILREVAAQFERPALLFSGGKDSICLVHLALKAFRPGKFPFPLVHIDTGHNFDEALRFRDNLAEKIGEKLIVRYVQDSIDQGKAVEEKGKFPSRNAIQAVTLLDTIAEFKFDACIGGARRDEEKARAKERIFSVRDEFGSWDPKLQRPELWNIYNGKIHIGENVRVFPISNWTELDVWEYIRKEKIDLPSLYFSHQREIVWREELVFPVSKFISLDNTDKVETRTVRFRTVGDMTCTAAVESEANSVDDIIREIQISRTTERGSRLDDKRSEAAMEDRKKGGYF, from the coding sequence ATGACAAGTACCCATCGACTTTCTCATTTAGACCAGTTAGAATCAGAAGCCATTTACATCTTAAGAGAAGTGGCGGCGCAATTTGAAAGACCTGCCCTATTATTTTCTGGTGGTAAAGATTCAATTTGTCTCGTCCACCTTGCATTAAAAGCATTTCGCCCAGGTAAGTTTCCATTTCCTCTCGTTCATATAGATACAGGGCATAACTTTGATGAGGCGCTCCGGTTCCGCGATAACCTTGCAGAAAAAATTGGTGAGAAATTAATCGTACGTTATGTACAAGATTCTATCGACCAAGGGAAAGCAGTTGAAGAAAAGGGAAAGTTCCCTAGTCGTAATGCCATCCAAGCAGTGACCTTACTTGATACCATTGCTGAGTTTAAATTTGATGCTTGTATCGGTGGGGCTCGTAGGGATGAAGAAAAAGCAAGAGCTAAGGAAAGAATTTTTTCTGTTAGAGATGAATTTGGATCTTGGGATCCTAAACTCCAACGCCCAGAACTTTGGAATATATATAATGGAAAAATCCATATCGGAGAAAACGTAAGAGTATTCCCAATCAGCAATTGGACTGAATTAGATGTTTGGGAATACATCCGAAAAGAAAAAATCGATCTTCCTTCTTTGTATTTCTCTCACCAAAGAGAAATTGTTTGGCGAGAGGAATTGGTATTCCCTGTCTCAAAATTTATCAGTTTAGACAATACGGACAAAGTGGAAACAAGAACTGTTCGTTTTCGTACGGTTGGTGATATGACATGCACCGCAGCCGTGGAATCAGAAGCGAATTCAGTGGATGATATCATCCGCGAAATCCAAATTTCACGCACCACAGAAAGGGGTTCCCGTTTGGATGACAAACGTTCGGAAGCAGCTATGGAAGACAGAAAAAAAGGCGGGTATTTTTAA
- a CDS encoding TauD/TfdA family dioxygenase: protein MSQPIATQTKWIRKTFIGDSKLPIVYEPAEERTLDEFIDWFQIHESEWREDLKTYGAILFRGFPVHEASDFQSILFSTNEKHLGEFYLGTSPRDEVLKHVFTASELPPHYPIMQHAEMSFLDNPPKFLFFYAEKASAFGGETPLTDLRLVYQNIDPKIKEKIERYGIRYRRRYDGPSSQKRFSIWKTKRWDEMFGTTNLDEVKQIAEKNRFELEWSTVDSLTITNQQSGFRTHPIANTIAWHNHAQTFHYQAGVTETWKIFKHQKTLRSLGVALLLTVLTGLKRVLGPNSHDVHVMYGNGEEISPKEMKSITNVFWNHLVAIPWQTGDVLFIDNFSVSHGRLPYTGPRRILVGWAD, encoded by the coding sequence ATGAGCCAACCAATTGCTACTCAAACAAAGTGGATCCGCAAAACATTCATCGGAGACTCAAAACTTCCCATTGTTTATGAACCTGCTGAAGAAAGAACTTTGGATGAGTTCATCGATTGGTTTCAAATCCATGAGTCAGAGTGGCGAGAAGATTTAAAAACCTATGGAGCGATTCTTTTTCGAGGGTTTCCAGTTCACGAGGCCTCTGACTTCCAATCAATTTTGTTTTCCACAAACGAAAAACATTTGGGGGAGTTTTACCTAGGCACTTCCCCTCGCGATGAAGTTTTGAAACATGTATTCACGGCAAGTGAACTTCCCCCTCATTACCCCATCATGCAACATGCAGAAATGAGTTTTCTCGATAATCCACCGAAGTTTTTATTTTTTTATGCAGAAAAAGCTTCTGCCTTTGGAGGTGAAACTCCTTTAACAGATCTTAGGTTAGTCTACCAAAACATAGATCCCAAAATCAAAGAAAAAATCGAAAGATATGGAATACGATACCGTAGGCGTTATGATGGTCCATCCTCGCAAAAAAGATTTTCTATCTGGAAAACCAAACGTTGGGATGAAATGTTCGGAACGACAAACTTGGATGAGGTGAAACAAATTGCAGAAAAAAATCGGTTCGAATTAGAATGGTCTACAGTGGATTCACTCACCATCACAAATCAACAATCTGGATTTCGAACCCATCCCATCGCAAATACAATTGCTTGGCACAATCATGCACAAACTTTTCATTACCAAGCTGGTGTTACAGAAACATGGAAAATTTTCAAACACCAAAAAACACTTCGTTCCTTGGGTGTAGCTTTGCTACTAACAGTGCTCACAGGATTGAAAAGAGTATTAGGACCCAATTCGCATGACGTTCATGTCATGTATGGGAACGGAGAAGAGATTTCACCCAAGGAAATGAAATCCATAACGAATGTATTTTGGAATCATTTAGTGGCGATACCTTGGCAAACAGGAGATGTTCTTTTCATTGATAACTTTTCTGTCTCTCATGGTAGGTTACCATATACAGGACCAAGGCGAATCCTTGTGGGTTGGGCAGATTGA
- a CDS encoding sulfate adenylyltransferase subunit 1 — protein sequence MDILRFITAGSVDDGKSTLIGRLLYDSKSIFQDQLEAIERAGQVNGQINLALLTDGLKAEREQGITIDVAYKYFSTPKRKFIIADAPGHVQYTRNMVTGASNSDLAIILIDARKGVIEQTYRHSYIVSLLRLPYVVVCVNKMDLVDFSEEVFLNIQKQYLEFAKDLDLKSIHFLPISALNGDNVVEPSNSMPWWKGKSLLNFLEEIEIHTEEESPAPRFPVQNVIRPQTPEYHDYRGYAGQIRSGLFTVGDSITVLPSGLTSKIKAIDSYDGPLNTAYSPMSVTIRLEDEIDVSRGDMLVVTGKEPVVTQDLEAHICWMDQKVMAPGSKYLLRQTTNAVKVSVRSLEYRVETSTHEKTEQPNLGLNEIGKVTLRAAKPVAYDPYSKIRGTGSFILVDEGTNQTVAAGMLL from the coding sequence ATGGACATTTTACGTTTTATCACTGCTGGAAGTGTGGACGATGGAAAATCAACTCTCATCGGACGATTGTTATACGATAGTAAATCAATTTTCCAAGACCAATTGGAAGCGATTGAACGAGCAGGCCAAGTGAATGGCCAAATCAACCTTGCCCTTTTGACTGACGGCCTAAAAGCAGAACGAGAACAAGGGATCACGATTGATGTAGCATACAAATATTTTTCCACACCCAAACGAAAATTCATTATCGCTGATGCTCCAGGCCACGTTCAGTATACACGAAATATGGTGACAGGAGCTTCGAATTCAGATCTTGCCATCATCCTCATTGATGCAAGAAAAGGTGTCATTGAACAAACCTATCGACACTCATACATAGTATCCTTATTACGATTACCTTATGTAGTTGTTTGTGTGAACAAAATGGATCTCGTGGATTTTTCCGAAGAAGTTTTCTTAAACATCCAAAAACAATATTTAGAATTTGCTAAAGACTTGGATTTAAAATCCATCCACTTCCTACCGATCTCTGCCTTAAACGGAGACAATGTTGTCGAACCTTCAAATTCGATGCCATGGTGGAAAGGAAAGTCTTTACTCAACTTCTTAGAAGAAATTGAAATCCATACCGAAGAAGAATCCCCTGCTCCAAGATTCCCTGTCCAAAATGTGATTCGCCCCCAAACACCTGAATACCATGATTACAGAGGTTATGCGGGCCAAATCCGAAGTGGGCTTTTTACGGTAGGTGATTCCATAACTGTATTACCAAGTGGTCTCACTTCCAAAATCAAAGCCATCGATAGTTATGATGGTCCACTTAACACTGCTTATTCCCCAATGTCTGTAACCATCCGATTGGAAGATGAAATTGATGTGAGCCGCGGTGATATGCTCGTTGTCACAGGTAAAGAACCAGTGGTTACCCAAGACCTCGAAGCTCATATTTGTTGGATGGACCAAAAGGTTATGGCACCAGGTTCAAAATACCTACTCCGCCAAACCACAAACGCCGTAAAAGTTTCAGTTCGTTCCCTCGAATATAGAGTGGAAACAAGCACACATGAAAAAACGGAACAACCGAACCTTGGTTTGAATGAAATTGGAAAGGTGACCCTACGCGCGGCAAAACCTGTCGCTTATGACCCTTATTCCAAAATCAGAGGTACAGGGAGTTTTATCCTAGTTGATGAAGGAACCAACCAAACTGTTGCAGCAGGGATGTTATTGTAG
- the cysT gene encoding sulfate ABC transporter permease subunit CysT: MPIETRPYKKIHLGISLGFTVFYSSAVVIIPLLGLFYHSLGIGFTGILEVFTEERIRSALFLSFSVGLISAVLNLFIGFLFAWVLVRYDFPFKKIFDTLIDLPFTLPTAVAGIALTTIYSPTGSIGSFFEQWGIKIAYTPIGIVIALVFIGFPFVVRTVQPVIEELPKELEESARCLGATPFQTFWRVLLPELWPSLLAGTGMAFARSIGEYGSVVFISGNLPGKTEILPLLIVTKLEQYEFEKATSIALVMLLTSFFFMFLINFFQERASKKLT; encoded by the coding sequence ATGCCAATAGAAACACGACCGTACAAAAAAATCCATTTAGGGATCAGCTTAGGATTCACAGTTTTTTATTCTTCGGCGGTCGTTATTATCCCGTTACTTGGTCTATTCTATCATTCTCTGGGGATTGGTTTCACAGGGATATTAGAAGTATTTACAGAAGAACGCATTCGATCAGCGCTTTTTTTGAGTTTCAGTGTAGGTCTTATCTCAGCGGTTCTTAATCTTTTTATTGGATTCTTATTTGCTTGGGTTCTTGTTCGTTACGACTTTCCTTTTAAAAAAATTTTTGATACCTTAATTGATTTGCCTTTCACTTTGCCCACTGCAGTGGCAGGGATCGCTCTCACGACAATTTATTCACCAACAGGGAGTATCGGGTCTTTCTTTGAACAGTGGGGGATTAAAATTGCTTATACACCCATTGGCATTGTCATTGCCTTAGTTTTTATTGGATTCCCTTTTGTCGTACGAACTGTACAACCTGTGATCGAAGAACTACCGAAAGAGTTAGAAGAAAGTGCACGTTGCCTCGGGGCCACACCTTTCCAAACATTTTGGCGAGTTTTACTTCCTGAACTTTGGCCGTCACTACTTGCAGGAACGGGTATGGCTTTTGCTCGTAGTATCGGTGAATATGGATCGGTTGTATTTATTTCAGGGAACTTACCAGGGAAAACAGAAATCCTTCCCCTTCTCATCGTCACCAAACTAGAACAATACGAGTTTGAAAAAGCAACATCCATCGCACTTGTAATGTTACTCACTTCTTTTTTCTTTATGTTCCTGATTAATTTTTTCCAAGAACGGGCTTCTAAAAAACTCACATGA